The Gadus macrocephalus chromosome 13, ASM3116895v1 genome includes a window with the following:
- the ccdc120b gene encoding coiled-coil domain-containing protein 120 isoform X1: MEVKGQLISSMGLGAPELQGGPESKLQAERIASLQERKQLLEALLNSRVGELRHVCLQEAELTGKLSRGFPLEEGERPPLVQRRVGSKSEDESGLRKQRHFTGPLYRSTESDRNVLNNKRTTHRGCHTEDAVISESTSSMSDSTSHDNESSPSVAVDQRSLSQPRLSVGSPDQRISRKLSPVEIYYEMRTRRSSVTSSGSPSHSLPRSASDVEGRGVPATPLLARTAPISVHVRSDPAGGSALKWSGSLDVPHMIPLAPEGSSADHRSCPYSSRARRSNSSEALLDRSSLSEDPPPPRNGMPPNRGGPYKSSEALTDGKLRHVHLGSPERHAEGSPADQAKLRLSVGGRAGSGGGAGYNEMLMDYIWGKQQRVQAPPHLYQSTGRIWQDMSSTRSSTANAPPLPPPPPPHANGFSHSQVHLPSAAAPYSPMVMRGSQAENRRVKVTRTKSCGPFIPLQQQDSVLLSAYEAPHPVSGASTSSNPNLYPYQTELPGPALSRRAPQFSLPTPEDSTRSLHKALALEGLRDWYLRNALGYPAAAAVPKGHEAGVSRLSHPHPLAHQGQAVQGEPLSHQRSQMTQSASFHGHPLHGRTVEFSLYQEPPQPQMQEVAPKEPNADPGTLV; this comes from the exons ATGGAGGTCAAAGGGCAACTGATCTCATCCATGGGGTTGGGAGCTCCAG AGCTTCAAGGCGGCCCGGAGAGCAAGCTGCAGGCGGAGCGCATCGCCTCGCTGCAGGAGAGGAAGCAGCTCCTGGAGGCCCTGCTCAACAGTCGCGTCGGAGAGCTTAGACACGTCTGTCTGCAGGAGGCG GAGTTGACGGGGAAGCTGTCCCGTGGGTTCCCTCtggaggagggcgagagacCCCCGCTGGTTCAGCGGAGGGTGGGCTCCAAGTCTGAG GATGAGTCAGGCCTACGAAAGCAGAGACACTTCACCGGCCCTCTGTACAGGAGCACAGAGTCTGACCGAAATGTCCTGAACAACAAGAGGACCACGCATCGGGGCTGTCACACAG AAGATGCTGTTATCTCAGAAAGTACGAGCTCCATGTCCGACTCGACATCCCATGACAATG AGTCCTCCCCCAGCGTGGCGGTGGACCAGCGCTCGCTGTCCCAGCCCCGGCTCTCCGTCGGCAGCCCGGACCAGAGGATCAGCCGCAAACTGTCCCCCGTGGAGATCTACTACGAGATGAGAACACGGCGCAGCTCGGTCACCAGCTCCGGCAG CCCCAGTCACTCTCTACCAAGGAGTGCGTCCGACGTGGAGGGCAGAGGTGTCCCAGccacccctctgctggccaggACTGCTCCCATCAGCGTGCACGTCAG GTCCgacccagcagggggcagcgctCTGAAGTGGTCCGGCAGTCTGGacgtgccacacatgatcccgCTGGCTCCGGAGGGCTCCTCCGCCGACCACCGCAGCTGCCCGTACAGCTCCCGCGCCCGGCGCAGCAACAGCTCGGAGGCGCTGCTGGACCGCTCCAGCCTCtcggaggacccccccccccccaggaacgGGATGCCCCCGAACCGGGGCGGGCCGTACAAGAGCTCGGAGGCCCTGACGGACGGCAAGCTGCGGCACGTCCACCTGGGCAGCCCCGAGAGGCACGCCGAGGGCTCCCCCGCGGACCAGGCCAAGCTGCGGCTCTCCGTGGGGGGGCGGGCTGGCAGCGGAGGGGGTGCGGGCTACAACGAGATGCTCATGGACTACATCtgggggaagcagcagcgggTGCAGGCGCCGCCCCACCTGTACCAGTCCACGGGCCGGATCTGGCAGGACATGTCATCCACGCGCTCGTCCACCGCCAACGCaccgcctctccctccccctcctcctccccacgccAACGGCTTCTCCCACTCCCAGGTGCACCTCCCCAGCGCCGCGGCCCCCTACAGCCCCATGGTGATGCGCGGCTCCCAGGCGGAGAACCGCAGGGTGAAGGTCACCAGAACCAAGTCTTGCGGGCCCTTCATTCCCCTGCAGCAGCAGGACAGCGTGCTGCTGTCGGCCTACGAGGCCCCCCATCCGGTATCGGGGGCCTCCACCTCTTCCAACCCCAACCTGTACCCCTACCAGACTGAGCTGCCGGGGCCCGCGCTGAGCCGGAGGGCCCCGCAGTTCTCCCTGCCGACCCCGGAGGACTCGACGCGGAGCCTGCACAAGGCGCTGGCCCTGGAGGGTCTGAGGGACTGGTACCTGAGGAACGCCCTCGGctaccccgccgccgccgccgtccccAAGGGCCACGAAGCGGGGGTCTCCCGCCTCTCGCACCCCCACCCGCTGGCGCACCAAGGCCAAGCGGTCCAAGGCGAGCCCCTGTCACACCAGAGGTCCCAGATGACCCAGTCGGCCAGTTTCCATGGTCACCCGCTTCACGGACG GACGGTGGAGTTCTCCCTCTATCAGGAGCCTCCCCAGCCACAGATGCAGGAGGTGGCCCCGAAGGAGCCCAACGCAGACCCCGGCACCCTCGTCTGA
- the ccdc120b gene encoding coiled-coil domain-containing protein 120 isoform X2: protein MEVKGQLISSMGLGAPELQGGPESKLQAERIASLQERKQLLEALLNSRVGELRHVCLQEAELTGKLSRGFPLEEGERPPLVQRRVGSKSEDESGLRKQRHFTGPLYRSTESDRNVLNNKRTTHRGCHTEDAVISESTSSMSDSTSHDNESSPSVAVDQRSLSQPRLSVGSPDQRISRKLSPVEIYYEMRTRRSSVTSSGRSDPAGGSALKWSGSLDVPHMIPLAPEGSSADHRSCPYSSRARRSNSSEALLDRSSLSEDPPPPRNGMPPNRGGPYKSSEALTDGKLRHVHLGSPERHAEGSPADQAKLRLSVGGRAGSGGGAGYNEMLMDYIWGKQQRVQAPPHLYQSTGRIWQDMSSTRSSTANAPPLPPPPPPHANGFSHSQVHLPSAAAPYSPMVMRGSQAENRRVKVTRTKSCGPFIPLQQQDSVLLSAYEAPHPVSGASTSSNPNLYPYQTELPGPALSRRAPQFSLPTPEDSTRSLHKALALEGLRDWYLRNALGYPAAAAVPKGHEAGVSRLSHPHPLAHQGQAVQGEPLSHQRSQMTQSASFHGHPLHGRTVEFSLYQEPPQPQMQEVAPKEPNADPGTLV, encoded by the exons ATGGAGGTCAAAGGGCAACTGATCTCATCCATGGGGTTGGGAGCTCCAG AGCTTCAAGGCGGCCCGGAGAGCAAGCTGCAGGCGGAGCGCATCGCCTCGCTGCAGGAGAGGAAGCAGCTCCTGGAGGCCCTGCTCAACAGTCGCGTCGGAGAGCTTAGACACGTCTGTCTGCAGGAGGCG GAGTTGACGGGGAAGCTGTCCCGTGGGTTCCCTCtggaggagggcgagagacCCCCGCTGGTTCAGCGGAGGGTGGGCTCCAAGTCTGAG GATGAGTCAGGCCTACGAAAGCAGAGACACTTCACCGGCCCTCTGTACAGGAGCACAGAGTCTGACCGAAATGTCCTGAACAACAAGAGGACCACGCATCGGGGCTGTCACACAG AAGATGCTGTTATCTCAGAAAGTACGAGCTCCATGTCCGACTCGACATCCCATGACAATG AGTCCTCCCCCAGCGTGGCGGTGGACCAGCGCTCGCTGTCCCAGCCCCGGCTCTCCGTCGGCAGCCCGGACCAGAGGATCAGCCGCAAACTGTCCCCCGTGGAGATCTACTACGAGATGAGAACACGGCGCAGCTCGGTCACCAGCTCCGGCAG GTCCgacccagcagggggcagcgctCTGAAGTGGTCCGGCAGTCTGGacgtgccacacatgatcccgCTGGCTCCGGAGGGCTCCTCCGCCGACCACCGCAGCTGCCCGTACAGCTCCCGCGCCCGGCGCAGCAACAGCTCGGAGGCGCTGCTGGACCGCTCCAGCCTCtcggaggacccccccccccccaggaacgGGATGCCCCCGAACCGGGGCGGGCCGTACAAGAGCTCGGAGGCCCTGACGGACGGCAAGCTGCGGCACGTCCACCTGGGCAGCCCCGAGAGGCACGCCGAGGGCTCCCCCGCGGACCAGGCCAAGCTGCGGCTCTCCGTGGGGGGGCGGGCTGGCAGCGGAGGGGGTGCGGGCTACAACGAGATGCTCATGGACTACATCtgggggaagcagcagcgggTGCAGGCGCCGCCCCACCTGTACCAGTCCACGGGCCGGATCTGGCAGGACATGTCATCCACGCGCTCGTCCACCGCCAACGCaccgcctctccctccccctcctcctccccacgccAACGGCTTCTCCCACTCCCAGGTGCACCTCCCCAGCGCCGCGGCCCCCTACAGCCCCATGGTGATGCGCGGCTCCCAGGCGGAGAACCGCAGGGTGAAGGTCACCAGAACCAAGTCTTGCGGGCCCTTCATTCCCCTGCAGCAGCAGGACAGCGTGCTGCTGTCGGCCTACGAGGCCCCCCATCCGGTATCGGGGGCCTCCACCTCTTCCAACCCCAACCTGTACCCCTACCAGACTGAGCTGCCGGGGCCCGCGCTGAGCCGGAGGGCCCCGCAGTTCTCCCTGCCGACCCCGGAGGACTCGACGCGGAGCCTGCACAAGGCGCTGGCCCTGGAGGGTCTGAGGGACTGGTACCTGAGGAACGCCCTCGGctaccccgccgccgccgccgtccccAAGGGCCACGAAGCGGGGGTCTCCCGCCTCTCGCACCCCCACCCGCTGGCGCACCAAGGCCAAGCGGTCCAAGGCGAGCCCCTGTCACACCAGAGGTCCCAGATGACCCAGTCGGCCAGTTTCCATGGTCACCCGCTTCACGGACG GACGGTGGAGTTCTCCCTCTATCAGGAGCCTCCCCAGCCACAGATGCAGGAGGTGGCCCCGAAGGAGCCCAACGCAGACCCCGGCACCCTCGTCTGA